In the genome of Myroides phaeus, one region contains:
- a CDS encoding gliding motility-associated C-terminal domain-containing protein, with translation MMKINYNTLLVVLSLTPLGTMAQTVNKGQLYVKAGSLLSTHYDFENKAKADFKNNGTFMVHKHLTNEGSFDYKGITPEGKTILMGKTTQVIVGDSLTKFNDLVLDNATEKMAFDIQNNMIVAGKADFLNGIGKVDKNKGAVTFLDKAEAANPSDKSHLEGAVEKEGKSDFTFPIGDQGMYRPAGTSMVKSNKDIFSAEYIYKDKPFFDERTKKAGVIQLVDNMEYWIIKKRDNKQENAIVTLSYDKRTTPAELLLEADKNLRIVRWNEKDKMWVDEGGIVDEANQTVTTPIAVEDVGYFTLATVKTDWMLDGEVVIYNFVSVNGTGHNEFFRIDNLNKYPDNRVEIYNRWGVKVYETTNYNSNGNVFKGYSEGRVTMNKNEKLPSGTYYFVVTYEYPDKSTGASRRIKKTGYLHLESN, from the coding sequence ATGATGAAAATTAATTATAACACACTCTTAGTAGTTCTATCTCTTACTCCGTTAGGTACGATGGCGCAAACAGTGAATAAAGGGCAGCTATATGTAAAGGCTGGCTCACTGCTTTCTACGCATTATGATTTTGAAAATAAGGCTAAAGCGGATTTTAAAAATAACGGAACTTTTATGGTGCATAAACACCTGACTAATGAAGGGAGTTTTGATTATAAGGGGATTACACCAGAAGGGAAAACTATTCTGATGGGTAAGACTACACAGGTAATAGTGGGTGATAGCCTGACTAAGTTTAACGATTTAGTGCTAGACAATGCTACAGAGAAGATGGCTTTTGATATTCAAAACAATATGATTGTGGCGGGTAAGGCTGATTTTTTAAATGGTATTGGAAAGGTTGATAAAAACAAAGGAGCCGTTACTTTTTTAGATAAAGCAGAAGCTGCTAATCCATCGGATAAGAGTCACCTGGAAGGAGCTGTTGAAAAGGAGGGTAAAAGCGATTTTACTTTTCCTATTGGCGACCAAGGAATGTATCGCCCAGCGGGAACGTCAATGGTTAAGTCAAATAAAGATATATTCTCTGCAGAGTATATTTACAAGGATAAGCCATTTTTTGATGAACGTACAAAAAAGGCAGGGGTTATTCAATTAGTGGATAATATGGAGTACTGGATTATAAAAAAGAGGGACAATAAGCAAGAGAATGCGATTGTTACTTTGAGTTATGACAAGCGTACTACACCGGCTGAATTGTTGTTAGAAGCAGATAAAAACCTACGCATTGTTCGCTGGAACGAAAAGGATAAGATGTGGGTAGATGAAGGAGGAATTGTGGATGAGGCTAATCAAACAGTTACAACACCTATTGCAGTAGAAGATGTGGGGTACTTTACCTTAGCTACTGTTAAGACGGATTGGATGTTGGATGGCGAGGTTGTGATATACAACTTTGTATCTGTAAATGGTACAGGACACAATGAGTTTTTCCGCATTGATAACTTGAACAAATATCCAGATAACCGCGTGGAAATATATAATCGTTGGGGAGTTAAAGTTTACGAAACAACGAATTATAACAGTAATGGAAATGTCTTTAAAGGCTATTCTGAGGGTAGGGTAACAATGAATAAAAATGAGAAGTTGCCATCGGGTACTTATTACTTTGTGGTAACGTATGAGTATCCGGATAAATCTACAGGGGCTTCTCGTAGAATTAAAAAAACAGGATACCTACACTTAGAATCTAATTAA